A stretch of the Janthinobacterium sp. B9-8 genome encodes the following:
- a CDS encoding bifunctional diguanylate cyclase/phosphodiesterase: MKLRFRQLNSARVKILLVLLLLNLLLMIIFTLLLQSVMCDEVRRDADRRLSAAVQTLPMILPNHYLTRALAGEEISSEEYLQQLAILERYCQIAGLRDLYAFKLENGKVAYLIDSATPPLLAKANYGRYQELNGNQTSPALLALKDGHPRSVIVSEAWGESRTYLFPMPLADGSHYLIGADIDSDLFHKSLMQARWQALSMGLILFIAACAVCYLVAHHFSAPLATLSRAVRRMATGDFGVRIQAGRKDELGNIARAFNALGELVSARDQSLRELAYVDSLSGLANRVGFLHYAAEHLNPERGSFALLMLNINDFHFINEYLGYQQGDEVLRHIAERLNVLRRPVIKVARLGANTFGVLLERVLSDDVLKVLERLDASMTEPLLMGGERLDISASSGVALFPEHGLSADILLRNAEVALCGAKSARRSFAFYDPEQEAYSRNQLTLMGDLREALAEGHLLVYYQPKVKMIDGVVSEAEALVRWQHPVRGFIPPSVFIPFAEQTGKLRAITEWVVHDVLMQAAVWIEEGLELCISVNVGVSDVEDASFVSFLERQLAQCQVPPQNLCLEITETGVMRNPKDLMRNLEYLRAMGVKLSIDDFGTGYSSFAYLAKMPVHELKIDQSFVMSMSERFENVSIVRAIIELGHILGLSVIAEGVETEAAWQALAVMGCDEAQGYLIAAPMPADAFSLWCMADSRKHLPITPPNMGEDSYSQRHFS, encoded by the coding sequence ATGAAACTTAGATTTCGTCAGCTCAATAGTGCGCGAGTAAAAATTTTACTGGTGCTGCTGCTGTTAAATCTATTGCTGATGATTATTTTCACGCTACTGCTTCAGTCAGTGATGTGTGATGAGGTGCGCCGTGATGCAGATCGTCGTCTGTCTGCCGCGGTGCAAACCTTGCCTATGATCTTGCCTAATCATTATTTAACTCGTGCGCTGGCAGGGGAAGAGATCTCTTCTGAAGAGTATCTTCAGCAATTGGCGATTTTAGAGCGCTATTGCCAGATTGCTGGCTTACGAGATCTCTATGCCTTTAAGTTGGAGAATGGCAAGGTTGCCTATTTGATTGATAGTGCTACGCCACCCTTGCTTGCTAAAGCAAACTATGGTCGTTATCAAGAACTCAATGGAAATCAAACCAGCCCTGCTTTACTGGCTTTAAAAGATGGGCATCCCCGCTCAGTGATTGTGAGTGAAGCCTGGGGAGAGTCCAGAACCTATTTGTTTCCTATGCCGCTGGCCGATGGGTCTCATTATTTAATTGGTGCCGATATTGATAGTGATCTTTTTCATAAGTCGCTGATGCAAGCAAGATGGCAAGCATTGAGTATGGGGTTAATTCTTTTTATTGCGGCATGCGCGGTCTGCTATTTGGTGGCCCATCATTTTTCTGCACCACTTGCCACGCTTTCCAGGGCAGTACGCAGAATGGCTACGGGCGATTTTGGGGTCAGAATTCAGGCTGGGCGAAAAGATGAATTAGGTAATATTGCAAGAGCATTTAATGCCTTGGGTGAGCTTGTTTCGGCAAGAGATCAGTCCTTACGAGAATTGGCTTATGTAGATTCATTGTCAGGCCTTGCCAATAGAGTGGGTTTTTTGCATTACGCAGCAGAGCATTTAAACCCGGAAAGAGGCTCTTTTGCTTTATTGATGCTGAATATCAATGATTTTCATTTTATTAATGAATATCTGGGTTATCAGCAGGGAGATGAGGTCTTACGGCATATTGCTGAGCGCTTAAATGTGCTTCGCCGCCCTGTGATTAAAGTGGCTCGTTTGGGGGCGAATACCTTTGGCGTATTGCTGGAGCGTGTATTAAGCGATGATGTGCTTAAGGTATTAGAGCGGCTGGATGCCAGCATGACCGAGCCTCTTTTGATGGGAGGAGAGCGCTTAGATATTAGTGCCAGTTCGGGCGTGGCTTTATTTCCGGAACATGGGCTCAGTGCCGATATTTTGCTGCGTAATGCAGAGGTGGCGCTTTGCGGGGCCAAATCTGCCCGGCGCAGCTTTGCTTTTTATGATCCGGAGCAAGAAGCGTATTCACGTAATCAGCTCACCTTGATGGGCGATCTGCGCGAGGCATTGGCCGAAGGGCATTTACTGGTTTACTACCAGCCCAAGGTCAAAATGATCGACGGCGTGGTGAGCGAAGCAGAAGCGCTGGTGCGCTGGCAGCATCCGGTGCGGGGCTTTATTCCCCCCAGTGTGTTTATTCCTTTTGCCGAACAAACAGGCAAATTAAGGGCGATTACCGAGTGGGTGGTACACGATGTATTGATGCAGGCTGCGGTATGGATTGAAGAAGGGCTGGAGCTGTGTATCTCGGTGAATGTGGGCGTGAGCGATGTTGAAGATGCTAGTTTTGTGTCTTTTTTAGAGCGGCAACTGGCACAATGCCAAGTGCCGCCACAGAATTTATGCTTGGAAATCACCGAAACAGGGGTGATGAGAAACCCCAAGGATTTAATGCGCAATTTAGAGTATTTACGTGCCATGGGCGTTAAATTATCGATTGATGATTTTGGTACGGGTTATTCGTCTTTTGCCTATTTAGCCAAAATGCCGGTGCATGAATTAAAAATTGATCAAAGCTTTGTGATGTCGATGAGCGAGCGTTTTGAGAATGTATCTATCGTTCGCGCGATTATTGAGCTGGGGCATATTCTGGGTTTATCCGTGATTGCAGAAGGGGTAGAAACCGAAGCTGCATGGCAAGCCCTAGCGGTGATGGGCTGCGATGAGGCGCAAGGTTATTTAATTGCAGCACCCATGCCTGCTGATGCGTTTTCACTCTGGTGCATGGCTGATTCTCGCAAGCACCTGCCGATTACCCCGCCTAATATGGGCGAGGACAGCTATTCGCAGCGCCATTTTTCCTAA
- a CDS encoding M61 family metallopeptidase yields MTISYKISPASLHAHIFHVSVLIKNPSADGQAVYLPAWIPGSYLIREFVRNIVEIRAESAGKAVAITKSDKHSWQAEAVKGPLEIHYSVYAWDLSVRGAYLDQTRGFFNGTSVFLAVQGQENAPCNVEIVAPEGKEYKNWKVATTLAARNAKQGQFGSYQAANYDELIDHPVEMGEFSQISFKACGIPHDIVIAGRHQADLKRLKKDLKQICEYQIRLFGEPAPFDRYVFMTMAVGDGYGGLEHRSSTALMCNRDDLPLAHETQIKAGYRQFLGLCSHEYFHSWNVKRIKPAAYAPYDLKQENYTRLLWAFEGITSYYDDLTLVRTGLISPQDYLDLLAQTITGVQRGNGRTKQSLEDSSFDTWVKFYRQDENSPNSLVSYYTKGALVALCLDLLIRKQTQGQKSLDDVMRALWLRYGKDFATQGEGVTETAWEELAFEVSGLDLKSFFDSALRSTDELPLQALLAEFGVDWQMRAPVSSADKGGWLDKVLSPSNSLGVRTSNEGGFVKLSHVLDGGAAQKAGLSAGDLLIAMNRLRVTSGNLDALLASQPTNGEVEIVAFRRDELMHFNVHLQSAEANTCGLRLTSGSDEGNITYADWLLN; encoded by the coding sequence ATGACCATCTCTTATAAAATTTCCCCTGCGTCTTTGCACGCCCATATTTTTCATGTTTCTGTTTTAATTAAAAACCCCAGCGCGGATGGCCAGGCTGTGTATTTGCCTGCGTGGATACCGGGTAGTTATTTAATTCGGGAATTTGTCCGCAATATTGTTGAGATTCGCGCTGAATCGGCAGGCAAAGCCGTTGCAATTACAAAAAGCGATAAGCATAGCTGGCAGGCTGAGGCTGTTAAAGGGCCTTTAGAAATTCATTACAGTGTTTATGCCTGGGATTTATCTGTGCGTGGTGCTTATTTAGATCAGACACGTGGTTTTTTTAATGGCACCAGCGTCTTTTTAGCGGTGCAAGGGCAAGAAAATGCACCATGCAATGTAGAAATTGTTGCGCCGGAAGGTAAGGAATATAAAAACTGGAAAGTGGCGACTACTTTAGCTGCACGTAATGCGAAGCAGGGCCAGTTTGGCAGCTATCAGGCTGCTAATTATGACGAGCTGATCGATCATCCGGTTGAAATGGGCGAATTTAGCCAGATTAGCTTTAAAGCTTGCGGTATCCCGCATGATATTGTGATTGCGGGCCGGCATCAGGCAGATTTAAAGCGTTTGAAAAAAGATTTAAAACAAATTTGCGAATACCAGATTCGGCTTTTTGGCGAGCCTGCCCCATTTGATCGCTATGTATTTATGACCATGGCGGTGGGTGATGGTTATGGCGGATTAGAGCATCGCTCATCCACGGCATTAATGTGTAATCGTGATGATTTGCCTTTAGCGCACGAAACGCAAATTAAGGCAGGCTACCGCCAATTTTTAGGCCTTTGCAGCCATGAGTATTTCCATAGCTGGAATGTAAAGCGGATTAAGCCAGCCGCTTATGCGCCTTATGATTTAAAGCAAGAGAATTACACACGTTTATTGTGGGCTTTTGAAGGAATTACCTCTTATTACGACGATTTAACCTTGGTGCGCACGGGTTTAATTAGCCCGCAAGACTATTTAGATTTATTGGCGCAAACGATTACGGGCGTGCAAAGAGGCAATGGCCGCACCAAGCAATCTTTAGAAGATTCAAGTTTTGATACCTGGGTAAAGTTTTATCGTCAGGATGAAAACAGCCCGAACAGTCTGGTGAGTTATTACACCAAGGGCGCGCTTGTTGCGCTTTGTCTGGATTTGCTGATCAGAAAGCAAACACAGGGGCAGAAATCTTTAGATGATGTGATGCGTGCCCTGTGGCTGCGTTATGGCAAAGATTTTGCTACTCAGGGCGAAGGCGTGACAGAAACGGCTTGGGAGGAGCTGGCCTTTGAAGTAAGTGGTCTTGATCTGAAGTCGTTCTTTGATTCGGCATTGCGTTCAACAGACGAGCTGCCCCTGCAAGCCTTACTGGCAGAATTTGGCGTGGATTGGCAGATGCGTGCCCCAGTGAGCTCTGCTGACAAGGGCGGCTGGCTGGATAAAGTGCTTTCGCCCAGCAATAGCCTGGGTGTGCGTACCAGCAATGAGGGTGGTTTTGTAAAATTAAGCCATGTTCTGGATGGCGGTGCTGCGCAAAAAGCAGGTTTATCTGCGGGCGATTTATTGATAGCAATGAATCGTTTGCGTGTGACCAGTGGTAATTTGGATGCATTGCTGGCTAGCCAGCCGACTAATGGCGAAGTCGAGATTGTGGCTTTTCGCCGTGATGAGTTGATGCATTTTAATGTGCATTTGCAATCTGCAGAGGCCAATACCTGCGGCTTAAGGTTAACCTCAGGAAGTGATGAGGGCAATATTACGTATGCTGATTGGCTGCTTAACTAG
- a CDS encoding diguanylate cyclase — protein MNANQEKPIIYLSARQVQGGAELARQLIFFGFECQAFSKQSALLAAMYTRAPFAVLLGEAGLEDCAAEKIIPLIGKLSRGPLLYLTSSLSVVQQIHLMKIGVSDFVYFPLDIQKLIDRLDVLLEQSLSIPYRVLIVDDSDAMGKVSANILIKAGMEVQVLKNPLDVFFPLERFSPDIVLMDVYMPQCSGDEIAKVIRQYTQFDSVPIVFLSTETNRIKQLMARSMGGDDFWVKNMPEEELIASVNMTCARYRSLRRWMSCDSLTTLLNHTHIIEFLERCVVRSKKEAFSLSFAMIDIDHFKKINDNYGHSIGDQVIKSLARLLRQSINGEGAAGRYGGEEFAVVFTETSLVRAAQKVDDWRKRFSELIQSSNDIQFQVTFSAGVAALKNSMDAAQLIDAADTALYQAKHAGRNQVGLHQA, from the coding sequence ATGAATGCTAATCAAGAGAAACCCATTATTTATTTATCCGCGAGGCAGGTTCAGGGGGGCGCTGAATTAGCAAGGCAGTTGATATTTTTTGGTTTTGAATGCCAAGCATTCTCAAAACAAAGTGCGTTGCTGGCCGCCATGTATACAAGAGCGCCTTTTGCGGTGTTGTTGGGTGAAGCAGGCTTAGAAGATTGCGCCGCTGAGAAAATTATACCTTTGATTGGCAAGCTATCCCGCGGGCCACTTTTATATTTAACTTCGTCATTAAGTGTGGTGCAGCAAATTCATCTGATGAAAATTGGCGTGAGCGATTTTGTTTATTTTCCTTTAGATATTCAAAAGTTGATTGATCGATTAGATGTTTTATTAGAGCAAAGTCTGAGCATACCGTATCGCGTTTTGATTGTTGATGATTCAGATGCGATGGGAAAAGTGAGTGCCAATATTTTAATCAAGGCAGGAATGGAAGTTCAGGTGCTTAAAAACCCGCTGGATGTTTTCTTTCCCCTTGAGCGATTTTCTCCTGATATTGTGCTGATGGATGTTTATATGCCTCAGTGTTCAGGAGATGAAATAGCAAAAGTGATTAGGCAATATACGCAATTTGATAGTGTTCCTATTGTTTTCTTATCGACTGAAACAAATCGCATTAAGCAATTAATGGCCCGCAGTATGGGGGGGGATGATTTCTGGGTTAAAAACATGCCAGAAGAAGAGTTAATTGCTTCGGTGAATATGACCTGTGCGCGCTATCGCTCATTACGACGCTGGATGAGTTGTGATAGCCTGACTACTTTATTGAATCATACGCATATTATTGAATTTTTAGAGCGCTGTGTTGTGCGCTCTAAAAAAGAAGCCTTTTCTTTATCTTTTGCCATGATTGATATCGATCATTTTAAAAAAATAAATGATAATTATGGTCATAGCATTGGCGATCAAGTGATTAAAAGCTTAGCGCGTTTATTGCGTCAGTCGATTAATGGTGAAGGTGCAGCAGGGCGTTATGGCGGCGAAGAATTTGCCGTGGTTTTTACAGAAACAAGCTTGGTTCGTGCTGCGCAAAAGGTAGACGACTGGCGCAAGCGTTTTTCTGAATTAATACAATCATCGAATGATATTCAGTTTCAAGTTACCTTTAGCGCAGGTGTTGCCGCTTTAAAAAATAGTATGGATGCAGCTCAGCTGATTGACGCTGCAGATACTGCGCTTTATCAGGCTAAGCATGCAGGGCGTAATCAGGTGGGTTTGCATCAAGCTTAA
- a CDS encoding RNA-binding S4 domain-containing protein — protein MIEVKSVRIDKWLWAARFFKTRSLASAAIDAGHVHLNKERIKPARLLKLADVLRVRTEQGEFEISVLALSEQRGPATVARMLYQESEESVLRRERDQEARQLAPRFEHPAGEGRPSKKWRRQLHQFEQKNSSSE, from the coding sequence ATGATCGAGGTAAAAAGCGTTCGGATTGATAAATGGTTATGGGCTGCGCGGTTTTTTAAGACGCGCTCATTAGCAAGTGCCGCAATTGATGCAGGGCATGTACATCTTAATAAAGAACGAATCAAGCCCGCGCGTTTGCTCAAATTAGCCGATGTATTACGGGTACGCACCGAGCAAGGCGAGTTTGAAATCAGCGTGCTGGCCTTGTCTGAGCAGCGCGGGCCGGCTACGGTGGCACGCATGCTTTATCAGGAAAGTGAAGAGAGTGTGTTGCGGCGAGAACGTGATCAAGAAGCGCGCCAGCTTGCTCCCCGTTTTGAGCATCCGGCAGGAGAGGGGCGGCCTAGTAAAAAATGGCGGCGGCAATTGCATCAGTTTGAGCAAAAAAACAGCTCAAGCGAATAG
- the typA gene encoding translational GTPase TypA, with protein MTTRAIRNIAIIAHVDHGKTTLVDKLLRQSGTFRDNQQVTERVMDSNDIEKERGITILAKNTSLQYEGYHINIVDTPGHADFGGEVERVLGMVDGVLLLVDAVDGPMPQTRFVTKKALALGLKPIVVINKVDRPGARPDWVVDQTFDLFDKLGATDEQLDFPVIYASALNGYAKLELETESDNMRPLLDTVLTHVQAPIGDPDAPLQLQISALDYSTYTGRLGVGRVLNGRIKPGQAVVVMNHDDQVGQGRINQVLGFSGLERVAVEEAQAGDIIIISGLDEIGIGVTICDKEMPVGVPMLTIDEPTLTMDFMVNTSPLAGTEGKFVTSRQIRDRLTKELLINVALKVEDTEDADIFRVSGRGELHLTILLENMRREGFEMAVAKPRVVYKDINGVKCEPYENLSIDLEDEHQGAVMEEIGRRRGELTNMESDGNGRTRLEYHIPARGLIGFQGDFMTMTRGTGLIGHVFDDYAPAKADMPGRHNGVLVSQENGEAVAYALWKLEDRGRMFVAPGDKLYEGMVIGIHTRDNDLVVNPVKGKQLTNVRASGTDEAVRLTTAIKMTLESAVEFIDDDELVEITPTSIRIRKRYLNETDRRRHFKAKTH; from the coding sequence ATGACAACCCGCGCCATTCGTAATATTGCAATTATTGCCCACGTTGACCACGGTAAGACTACCCTCGTTGACAAACTCCTCCGCCAATCCGGCACCTTCCGCGATAACCAACAGGTTACAGAACGCGTGATGGACAGTAATGATATCGAAAAAGAGCGCGGTATCACTATTCTGGCTAAAAACACTTCGCTTCAATACGAAGGCTACCATATCAACATCGTAGACACTCCAGGTCACGCCGATTTCGGTGGTGAAGTGGAACGTGTTCTGGGTATGGTTGATGGCGTATTGCTGCTTGTTGACGCGGTTGATGGCCCTATGCCACAAACCCGTTTCGTAACTAAAAAAGCTTTGGCGCTTGGCCTGAAGCCTATTGTTGTGATTAATAAAGTTGACCGTCCTGGCGCGCGCCCGGATTGGGTTGTAGACCAAACTTTCGATTTATTCGACAAGCTCGGCGCTACAGACGAACAGCTTGATTTCCCGGTTATCTACGCATCTGCTCTGAATGGCTACGCTAAGCTCGAACTCGAAACCGAGTCCGATAACATGCGCCCATTGCTAGATACTGTACTGACACACGTTCAAGCGCCTATCGGCGATCCTGATGCGCCATTGCAATTGCAAATTTCTGCGCTGGATTACTCCACATACACCGGCCGCCTTGGGGTTGGTCGTGTACTGAATGGCCGTATCAAGCCAGGCCAAGCTGTTGTTGTGATGAATCACGATGATCAAGTTGGTCAAGGCCGTATCAATCAAGTATTGGGTTTCAGTGGTCTGGAACGCGTTGCGGTTGAAGAAGCACAAGCTGGCGATATTATTATTATCTCCGGTCTGGATGAAATCGGTATCGGCGTAACCATCTGTGACAAAGAAATGCCAGTAGGCGTGCCGATGTTAACCATCGATGAGCCAACACTGACCATGGACTTTATGGTGAACACTTCACCATTAGCCGGTACTGAAGGCAAATTCGTTACTAGCCGTCAAATTCGTGACCGTCTGACTAAAGAGCTGCTGATCAACGTAGCGCTGAAAGTAGAAGACACCGAAGACGCTGATATCTTCCGCGTTTCAGGCCGTGGTGAATTGCACCTGACTATTTTGCTGGAAAACATGCGCCGTGAAGGCTTTGAAATGGCCGTGGCTAAACCACGTGTTGTTTACAAAGACATCAACGGTGTAAAATGTGAGCCTTACGAAAACCTGTCTATCGACCTTGAAGATGAGCATCAAGGTGCAGTGATGGAAGAAATTGGTCGTCGCCGTGGTGAGCTGACTAATATGGAATCCGATGGTAATGGCCGTACTCGTCTGGAATACCATATTCCAGCACGTGGTTTGATCGGCTTCCAAGGCGATTTCATGACCATGACTCGCGGTACTGGCTTGATTGGCCACGTATTTGATGATTACGCACCGGCTAAAGCCGACATGCCAGGTCGTCATAATGGTGTATTGGTTTCACAAGAAAACGGTGAAGCTGTAGCCTACGCATTGTGGAAGCTGGAAGACCGCGGTCGTATGTTTGTAGCCCCAGGCGACAAATTGTACGAAGGTATGGTTATTGGTATTCACACCCGTGATAACGACTTAGTTGTTAACCCAGTTAAGGGTAAGCAACTGACTAACGTTCGCGCGTCGGGTACTGACGAAGCGGTTCGTTTGACTACAGCGATCAAAATGACACTGGAATCAGCGGTTGAGTTTATTGATGATGATGAATTGGTTGAAATCACACCAACAAGCATCCGTATTCGTAAGCGTTACTTAAACGAAACAGATCGTCGTCGTCACTTTAAAGCAAAAACACACTAA
- a CDS encoding phytanoyl-CoA dioxygenase family protein: MFAEFCLPVHLASLRERFQADGAVLVRGLLSPDRVNEIRRVAMDAVAARQPPFELEAELGYPGAPVSTAVEGGGTIRRLRNMAARNPVFAAWAGDPQLLTMVSYLLDTPKITLTQVHHNSLMSKQPSFSSDTRWHRDVRYWRFARPELVSAWLALGSETSENGGLGFIAGSHQVDFPEHAYDEREFLMASHPLAAPWVARAVFPDLQAGDVVLFDARTFHAASRNRTAHTKYSLVYSYHASSNQPLAGSRSASQLGLIFNVAKQQMEVSGL, translated from the coding sequence TTGTTTGCTGAATTTTGCTTGCCTGTTCATTTAGCCTCGTTGCGTGAACGTTTTCAGGCCGATGGTGCCGTCTTGGTGCGCGGCTTGCTATCGCCTGATCGAGTGAATGAAATTCGTAGGGTGGCAATGGATGCGGTAGCAGCACGGCAGCCCCCTTTTGAATTGGAGGCCGAGCTGGGTTATCCCGGAGCGCCGGTATCGACGGCAGTGGAGGGCGGTGGCACGATTCGGCGCTTAAGAAATATGGCAGCAAGAAATCCTGTGTTTGCTGCTTGGGCGGGGGACCCGCAATTGCTTACCATGGTGAGCTACTTGTTGGACACGCCGAAAATCACGCTGACCCAAGTGCACCATAATAGTTTAATGAGTAAGCAGCCTAGTTTTAGCAGCGATACCCGATGGCACCGGGATGTGCGTTACTGGCGCTTTGCCCGTCCTGAGTTGGTTTCTGCATGGCTGGCGCTGGGCAGTGAAACCAGTGAGAACGGCGGCTTGGGTTTTATTGCAGGCTCACATCAGGTCGATTTTCCTGAGCATGCTTATGACGAGCGCGAGTTTTTAATGGCCAGCCACCCGCTGGCGGCACCTTGGGTGGCGCGCGCAGTGTTCCCGGATTTACAAGCCGGGGATGTGGTGCTGTTTGATGCGCGTACTTTTCATGCAGCCAGCAGAAATCGCACAGCGCATACTAAATATTCTTTGGTTTATAGTTATCATGCCAGCAGTAATCAGCCACTAGCAGGCTCACGCTCTGCCAGCCAGCTGGGCCTGATATTTAATGTGGCAAAGCAGCAAATGGAGGTGTCGGGCTTGTAA
- a CDS encoding PAS domain-containing protein — protein MSIIGTEEGEKPSSQDGVTEFRRQKTLLKTGALQDAIFNSAYFSSIATDEKGVIQIFNVGAERMLGYEALDVVNRITPADISDPQEVIMRAAALSLELDTPITPGFEALVFKASRGIEDIYELTYIRKDGSRFPAVVSVTALRDEQDAIIGYLLIGTDNTARKQASQYARSLLEASLDPLVTISAEGKITDINEASIKATGVAREKLIGTDFSDYFTEPAKAREGYQQVFAQGFVTDYPLTIRHSDGRLTDVLYNASVYKDVRGNVLGVFAAARDITDRKRIEAALLKTGALQDAIFNSAYFSSIATDAKGVIQIFNVGAERMLGYAAVEVMNKITPADFSVPEELVDRAEALSLELGTPITPGFEALVFKAARGIEDIYELTKIRKDGSRFPAVVSVTALRDAEDAIIGYLLISTDNTARKLAEEALLKAGALQRAIFNSANFSSIATDAKGVIQIFNVGAERMLGYTAAEVMNKITPADISDPQELIARAAALSLELDTPITPGFEALVFKATRGIEDIYELTYFRKDGSRFPAIVSVTALRDAQDAIIGYLLIGTDNTARKQAEEALLKAGALQSAIFNSANFSSIATDAKGVIQIFNVGAERMLGYTAAEVMNKITPADISDSQEVIMRAAALSLELDTPITPGFEALVFKASRGIEDIYELTYIRKDGSRFPAVVSVTALRDDQDSIIGYLLIGTDNTARKQAEDALLKAGALQRAIFNSANFSSIATDAKGVIQIFNVGAERMLGYTAAEVMNKITPADISDPQELIARAAALSLELDTPITPGFEALVFKATRGIEDIYELTYFRKVAAFPPWCPSRHFVMRKMPSSATY, from the coding sequence ATGTCGATCATCGGTACAGAAGAAGGCGAAAAGCCAAGCAGCCAAGATGGCGTTACGGAATTTCGTCGCCAAAAAACCCTACTGAAAACAGGGGCCCTACAAGACGCTATTTTCAATAGCGCCTATTTCTCCAGCATTGCCACGGATGAAAAGGGAGTGATTCAGATTTTTAATGTCGGTGCCGAGCGCATGTTGGGCTATGAGGCGCTCGATGTAGTCAACCGTATCACCCCTGCCGATATTTCTGATCCGCAAGAAGTAATTATGCGGGCCGCCGCCTTAAGCCTAGAACTCGACACCCCCATTACGCCCGGTTTTGAAGCTTTGGTCTTTAAAGCCTCACGCGGTATTGAGGATATTTACGAGCTCACCTATATCCGCAAAGATGGCAGCCGTTTTCCCGCCGTGGTTTCAGTTACGGCACTGCGGGATGAGCAAGATGCCATCATCGGCTATTTGCTGATTGGTACCGATAATACGGCGCGTAAGCAGGCTTCGCAGTATGCCCGCAGCCTGCTTGAGGCCAGTCTTGATCCGCTAGTAACCATCAGTGCCGAAGGCAAAATAACAGATATTAATGAGGCCTCGATTAAGGCCACCGGCGTGGCACGTGAGAAGCTGATCGGCACTGATTTTTCTGACTACTTTACTGAGCCCGCCAAAGCGCGTGAAGGCTACCAGCAGGTTTTTGCCCAAGGTTTTGTAACAGATTATCCGCTGACGATCCGGCACAGCGATGGCCGTCTTACCGACGTGCTTTATAACGCTTCCGTTTATAAAGACGTGCGCGGCAATGTGCTCGGTGTGTTTGCTGCGGCCCGGGATATTACCGATCGTAAGCGAATAGAAGCCGCGCTACTTAAAACAGGGGCCTTGCAAGACGCTATTTTCAATAGCGCCTATTTCTCCAGTATTGCCACCGATGCCAAAGGGGTGATTCAGATTTTTAACGTCGGTGCCGAACGCATGCTGGGCTATGCCGCCGTAGAGGTCATGAACAAAATCACCCCCGCAGATTTTTCTGTCCCAGAGGAGCTAGTCGACCGTGCTGAGGCGCTGAGTCTTGAGCTGGGTACGCCCATTACTCCAGGGTTTGAGGCGCTGGTATTTAAGGCGGCACGCGGCATTGAGGATATTTATGAGCTCACTAAAATTCGCAAGGATGGCAGTCGTTTTCCTGCGGTTGTTTCCGTCACCGCACTGCGTGATGCCGAAGATGCCATCATCGGCTATTTACTGATTAGTACCGATAACACGGCTCGTAAACTGGCAGAAGAAGCGCTGCTTAAAGCGGGCGCACTACAAAGAGCGATTTTTAACAGCGCCAACTTCTCCAGCATCGCCACCGATGCCAAAGGCGTGATTCAGATTTTCAATGTGGGGGCCGAGCGCATGCTGGGCTATACCGCAGCCGAAGTCATGAACAAAATCACCCCCGCAGATATTTCCGATCCGCAAGAATTAATCGCCCGCGCCGCAGCCCTCAGCTTGGAGCTAGACACCCCTATCACCCCCGGCTTTGAAGCCCTCGTTTTCAAGGCCACGCGCGGCATTGAGGATATTTACGAGCTAACTTACTTTCGCAAAGATGGCAGCCGTTTTCCCGCCATTGTTTCGGTCACCGCACTACGCGATGCGCAAGATGCCATTATTGGTTATCTACTCATTGGCACGGACAATACCGCACGCAAACAAGCAGAAGAAGCACTGCTTAAAGCAGGCGCCTTGCAAAGTGCTATTTTCAATAGTGCTAATTTCTCTAGCATTGCGACCGATGCGAAAGGCGTAATTCAGATTTTCAATGTAGGGGCCGAGCGCATGCTGGGCTATACCGCGGCCGAAGTCATGAATAAAATCACGCCTGCAGATATTTCTGATTCGCAAGAAGTGATTATGCGGGCCGCCGCCTTAAGCCTCGAACTCGATACGCCCATTACCCCCGGCTTTGAAGCTTTGGTATTCAAAGCATCGCGTGGCATTGAGGATATTTACGAGCTGACCTATATCCGCAAAGATGGCAGCCGTTTTCCCGCCGTGGTTTCAGTCACCGCACTACGTGACGATCAAGACTCCATTATTGGTTATCTACTCATTGGCACGGACAATACCGCACGCAAACAGGCCGAAGATGCCTTGCTTAAGGCTGGCGCCTTACAAAGAGCTATTTTTAACAGCGCCAATTTCTCTAGTATTGCCACCGATGCCAAGGGCGTGATTCAGATTTTCAATGTGGGGGCCGAGCGCATGCTGGGCTATACCGCAGCCGAAGTCATGAACAAAATCACCCCCGCAGATATTTCCGATCCGCAAGAATTAATCGCCCGCGCCGCAGCCCTCAGCTTGGAGCTAGACACCCCTATCACCCCCGGCTTTGAAGCCCTCGTTTTCAAGGCCACGCGCGGCATTGAGGATATTTACGAGCTAACCTATTTTCGCAAGGTAGCCGCTTTCCCGCCGTGGTGTCCGTCACGGCACTTCGTGATGCGCAAGATGCCATCATCGGCTACCTATTGA